In a single window of the Larimichthys crocea isolate SSNF chromosome XVII, L_crocea_2.0, whole genome shotgun sequence genome:
- the zranb2 gene encoding zinc finger Ran-binding domain-containing protein 2: MSGKSFRVSDGDWICPDKKCGNVNFARRTSCNRCGREKTTEAKMMKAGGTEIGKTLAEKSRGLFSANDWQCKTCGNVNWARRSECNMCNTPKYAKLEERTGYGGGFNERENVEYIEREESDGEYDEFGRKKKKYRGKTNSTSSSKESEKKEVAKAEDDEEEEDEEEEDGDLSKYKLDDDDEEDEDGDLSKYDLDASDDDEDKPAKKKGSRSGSSRSRSSSRSSSSSSRSRSRSRSRSSSSSRSGSRSRSHSRSSSRSGKGSSPRKRSRSPSSSPERRQKRSRSRSSSGGRKRRRSRSRSSERCRGQSSGSSHSGSSSKKK, encoded by the exons ATGTCGGGGAAGAGTTTTCGAGTTAGCGACGGGGACTGGATTTGTCCCGATAAAAA GTGTGGAAATGTGAACTTTGCTAGAAGAACTAGTTGTAACAGATGTGGCCGGG AGAAGACCACAGAGGCAAAGATGATGAAAGCAGGAGGAACAGAGATTGGGAAAACTCTGGCTGAGAAGAGTAGAGGCCTCTTCAGTGCGAACGACTGGCAATGCAAAAC ATGTGGCAACGTGAACTGGGCTAGAAGGTCAGAGTGCAACATGTGTAATACACCGAAATATGCCAAGCTTGAAGAGAGAACAG gTTATGGCGGAGGTTtcaatgagagagagaatgtggaATACATTGAACGTGAAGAGTCTGACGGCGAATACGATGAA TTTggtaggaaaaagaaaaagtatcgTGGAAAAACCAACAGCACATCGTCCtcaaaagaaagtgaaaagaaagaagtagCAAAAGctgaagatgatgaggaggaggaggacgaggaggaagaagacggtGACCTTTCCAAATACAAATTAGAT gatgatgatgaagaggatgaagacgGAGACCTGTCAAAGTACGACCTGGATgccagtgatgatgatgaagacaagCCAGCTAAGAAAAAGGGCAGCCGCTCGGGTTCTTCCCGCTCTCGCTCATCGTCgcgctcctccagctccagttcACGGTCGAGGTCCAG gtccCGCTCTAGAAGCTCATCCAGTTCCAGATCAGGATCTCGCTCGAGGTCCCACTCCAG ATCCAGCTCCAGGTCTGGAAAGGGCTCTTCTCCCCGGAAGAGGTCCCGCTCACCCTCCTCTTCacctgagaggagacagaagcGCAGTCGCTCCAGGTCCTCAtctggagggagaaagaggaggcgTTCTAGATCACGTTCGTCCGAAAG GTGCCGCGGCCAGTCCTCTGGATCCTCCCATTCTGGCTCCAgttcaaaaaagaaataa